The Thermothielavioides terrestris NRRL 8126 chromosome 2, complete sequence genome includes a region encoding these proteins:
- a CDS encoding glycoside hydrolase family 47 protein (CAZy_ID 270176): MEASVKPAFAKPPFANNQCLWDTAYQSFWLADLLRYFYLISSEPELISLDDYVFDTEAHPLRLSQPSETPVMNKNLFAPLL; the protein is encoded by the exons ATGGAAGCTTCCGTGAAACCTGCATTCGCCAAACCTCCATTCGCCAACAACCAGTGTCTCTGGGATACTGC GTACCAG AGCTTCTGGCTTGCGGATCTACTCAGGTACTTCTACCTCATCTCCTCGGAGCCGGAGCTCATTAGTTTGGACGACTATGTCTTCGATACCGAGGCGCACCCTCTGAGGTTGTCCCAGCCGTCGGAGACGCCCGTCATGAACAAGAACTTGTTTGCCCCGTTGCTGTAA